The following proteins are co-located in the Candidatus Accumulibacter cognatus genome:
- a CDS encoding IS66 family transposase, which produces MDELPDLEKLSVAEKEQLIRELWPLRALVRDLAAQVTALQLKVTELEARLATNSRNSSKPPSSDGLNKPQPKSLRKCGERPTGGQKGHQGHGLKKVAEPDRIVTHAPPSHCAECQRPLPERSVVETRQVFDLPPLRFEVTEHQVLAAQCACGKICRGEFPPGISAPVQYGPAAMAAAVHLTHHHMMPVQRTAALMGDFFGLPMAEATVLAASEEAAVRLAPTVALMGEAIQTAEVAHADETGMRVAGKLHWMHALVTATLTWVGCHEKRGKRAFDALGILPGFLGTLIHDGWKPYRDLLCKHGLCNAHHLRELTYLFEELQQAWAGRLIELLVAACHEVNQAGGSLPVERVALWRNRYTEILSEGEVLNPQAEKSGKRGRTRQSKATNLLWRLRTYADDVWRFASDPSVPFSNNLAEQAVRMPKVKQKISGGFRTRNGADTFCTIRSYLATLHKQGSNLFHALTLTFQGQPPQPRLA; this is translated from the coding sequence ATGGACGAACTTCCCGACCTTGAAAAGCTGAGCGTTGCCGAGAAGGAGCAGTTGATCCGTGAGCTGTGGCCGCTGCGGGCGCTGGTTCGTGATCTGGCGGCGCAAGTGACAGCCCTTCAATTGAAGGTCACGGAACTGGAAGCGCGGCTGGCGACCAACAGTCGAAATTCGAGCAAGCCACCGTCTTCGGACGGTCTGAACAAGCCGCAGCCCAAATCTCTGCGCAAATGCGGGGAACGCCCGACGGGCGGGCAGAAAGGGCACCAGGGGCATGGTCTCAAGAAGGTTGCCGAACCGGATCGGATCGTGACGCATGCGCCACCGTCGCACTGCGCAGAGTGCCAGCGTCCCTTGCCCGAGAGATCGGTGGTCGAAACCCGTCAGGTGTTCGATTTGCCGCCGTTGCGCTTCGAGGTGACGGAGCATCAGGTTCTGGCGGCGCAGTGCGCCTGCGGCAAGATTTGCCGCGGCGAGTTTCCTCCCGGCATTTCTGCGCCGGTGCAGTATGGTCCGGCGGCCATGGCTGCCGCTGTTCATCTCACGCACCACCACATGATGCCGGTACAACGCACGGCGGCGTTGATGGGCGATTTCTTTGGCCTGCCGATGGCTGAGGCGACGGTGCTGGCGGCCAGCGAAGAGGCGGCTGTTCGCCTGGCGCCGACCGTGGCCTTGATGGGTGAAGCCATCCAAACGGCCGAGGTCGCTCATGCGGACGAAACCGGGATGCGGGTGGCCGGTAAGCTGCACTGGATGCACGCGCTGGTGACGGCGACGCTCACCTGGGTCGGCTGTCACGAGAAACGGGGCAAGCGGGCCTTCGATGCGCTGGGGATTCTCCCCGGCTTTCTGGGCACACTGATCCACGACGGCTGGAAACCTTACCGCGATCTGCTGTGCAAGCACGGGCTGTGCAATGCCCATCACCTGCGGGAATTGACCTATCTTTTCGAGGAACTCCAGCAGGCTTGGGCAGGCCGCCTGATCGAACTTCTGGTGGCTGCCTGCCATGAGGTGAACCAGGCGGGCGGTTCGCTACCCGTCGAACGCGTTGCGCTGTGGCGTAACCGATATACCGAAATTCTCAGCGAAGGCGAGGTCCTCAATCCGCAGGCGGAAAAATCGGGGAAGCGCGGACGAACACGACAGAGCAAGGCGACCAACCTCCTCTGGCGCTTGCGCACCTATGCCGATGATGTCTGGCGCTTCGCTTCTGACCCCAGCGTCCCGTTCTCCAACAACCTTGCCGAGCAGGCGGTTCGCATGCCGAAGGTCAAACAGAAGATCTCCGGCGGCTTCCGGACCAGAAACGGCGCCGATACCTTTTGCACGATCCGTTCCTACCTTGCCACCCTGCACAAGCAAGGGAGCAATCTCTTTCACGCCCTCACGCTGACTTTCCAAGGCCAACCTCCTCAGCCTCGTTTGGCTTGA
- a CDS encoding GAF domain-containing protein, with protein sequence MTLSLRSLRRCFEGAVPATIATCAADGMPNVAKLSHVHFVDDGHVALSYQFFNKTRENILLNHRATVEVVDPVSAAHFCLQVEYLRTETAGPLFAYMKARLAAIASHSGMSKVFRLLGSDIYRVLEVVAVSGDVDADIPPRANLLSGLRACQAVLAGCADLAHLLDTMLEGLERHWDICHSMLLMADPDGKRLYTVASRGYAESGVGSEMCMGEGIVGVAAGERTPIRIGYAVQEYRYSHATRERFAASVDGYALETEIPFPGLAEAGSQLAVPLLLGERLLGVLLVESAEEQRFTFEDEDALVILAGHLAMCIDYLSRSADLPLEPAAPASSRPPAAASQGTPVLIRHFPADHSVFVDNDYLIKGVAGAIIWKLLREYIDAGRAEFTNRELRLDPTLGLPDITDNLDARLILLQRRLAERCSFIAIEKTGRGRFRLNVSRPLQLSVAAPL encoded by the coding sequence ATGACGCTCAGCCTGCGCTCGCTGCGGCGCTGCTTCGAGGGCGCGGTACCCGCCACCATCGCTACCTGCGCGGCGGACGGCATGCCCAACGTCGCCAAGCTTTCCCACGTCCACTTCGTGGACGACGGGCATGTGGCCCTGTCTTACCAGTTCTTCAACAAGACCCGGGAAAACATCCTCCTTAACCACCGCGCCACGGTGGAGGTGGTGGACCCGGTGAGCGCCGCCCACTTCTGCCTCCAGGTTGAATACCTGCGTACCGAAACCGCGGGGCCCCTGTTCGCGTATATGAAAGCCCGGCTGGCGGCCATCGCCTCCCACTCGGGCATGAGCAAAGTGTTCCGCCTGCTGGGTTCCGACATCTACCGGGTATTGGAAGTGGTGGCGGTGAGTGGCGACGTGGACGCCGACATCCCTCCGCGCGCCAACCTGCTCTCTGGCCTGCGCGCCTGCCAGGCCGTTCTCGCCGGTTGCGCCGATCTCGCCCACCTGCTCGACACGATGCTGGAAGGCCTGGAACGGCACTGGGACATCTGCCATTCCATGCTGCTCATGGCAGACCCGGACGGCAAACGGCTCTACACCGTGGCCAGCCGGGGCTACGCGGAGTCCGGCGTGGGCTCCGAGATGTGCATGGGCGAAGGCATCGTTGGCGTCGCCGCCGGGGAGCGCACGCCCATCCGCATCGGGTATGCGGTGCAGGAATACCGTTACAGCCACGCCACCCGGGAACGTTTCGCCGCCAGTGTCGATGGCTACGCCCTGGAAACCGAGATTCCCTTCCCAGGTCTGGCGGAAGCGGGTAGCCAGTTGGCCGTGCCCCTGCTACTGGGCGAACGCCTGTTGGGAGTGCTGTTGGTGGAAAGCGCCGAGGAACAGCGCTTCACCTTTGAAGACGAGGACGCTTTGGTGATCCTGGCGGGTCATTTGGCCATGTGCATCGACTACCTTTCCCGCAGCGCGGATCTGCCCCTGGAACCGGCCGCACCCGCCTCCAGCCGCCCCCCCGCTGCGGCATCCCAGGGTACACCGGTGCTTATCCGCCATTTTCCCGCCGACCACAGCGTGTTCGTGGACAACGACTACCTGATCAAGGGCGTGGCCGGCGCCATTATCTGGAAGTTGCTGCGGGAATACATCGACGCAGGTCGTGCCGAGTTCACCAACCGGGAACTGCGCCTGGATCCCACTCTTGGCCTACCGGATATCACCGACAACCTGGACGCCCGTCTGATCCTGCTGCAACGCCGGCTCGCCGAACGTTGTTCCTTCATCGCCATCGAGAAAACCGGGCGCGGTCGTTTCCGCCTCAACGTGAGCCGGCCGCTGCAACTGAGCGTGGCTGCGCCCCTCTGA
- a CDS encoding NAD(+)--dinitrogen-reductase ADP-D-ribosyltransferase, with product MSDIPADICRAPDKASECLPTLPRLARLPINRCNLPADILGGLTYQRHPTPLQIDGVADLHKPLWALLDDIPGAGERAGRFAVYMENHFCLRHPEDAGLVKGQSGARAKASYLRVVRGWAFDSESREAAVLKGWVESRFGLTPRHHGEPLREPGSTAWQRYVEIRAQGLRGTNALEAQLDLLYAYTQYELARQFPQRTHLRLYRGVNRLAEHETVQDSRQGEKVLLLNNINSFSRSRERAGEFGDDLLAVDVPLPKLAFFSCLLPGMLRREDEYVVIGGLYRVRLARF from the coding sequence ATGTCTGACATTCCCGCGGATATTTGTCGCGCTCCCGACAAGGCCAGCGAGTGCCTGCCGACGCTGCCCCGCCTTGCCCGCTTGCCGATCAACCGCTGCAACCTGCCGGCCGACATCCTCGGTGGCCTGACCTACCAGCGACATCCGACGCCCTTGCAGATCGACGGTGTGGCCGACCTGCACAAGCCCTTGTGGGCCCTGCTGGACGACATTCCCGGCGCTGGCGAGCGGGCCGGGCGTTTCGCGGTTTACATGGAGAACCACTTTTGCCTGCGGCACCCCGAGGATGCCGGCCTCGTCAAGGGCCAGTCCGGCGCGCGCGCCAAAGCCAGTTACCTGCGCGTCGTGCGCGGCTGGGCGTTCGACAGCGAGAGCCGGGAGGCAGCGGTGTTGAAGGGCTGGGTCGAGTCGCGCTTCGGGCTCACTCCCCGCCACCATGGCGAACCGCTGCGCGAGCCCGGCAGCACCGCCTGGCAGCGCTATGTGGAAATCCGGGCGCAGGGACTGCGCGGCACCAATGCCCTGGAGGCCCAACTCGACCTGCTCTACGCCTACACCCAGTACGAACTGGCCCGGCAGTTTCCGCAGCGCACGCACTTGCGGCTGTATCGGGGCGTGAACCGTCTCGCCGAGCACGAAACGGTGCAGGACAGCAGGCAGGGGGAGAAGGTGCTGCTGCTCAACAACATCAATTCCTTCTCCCGCTCGCGCGAGCGCGCCGGAGAATTCGGCGACGACCTGCTGGCCGTCGATGTCCCCTTGCCGAAACTGGCCTTCTTCAGTTGCCTGCTGCCGGGCATGCTGCGCCGCGAGGACGAGTACGTAGTGATCGGCGGCCTCTATCGAGTGCGGCTGGCGCGCTTCTAG
- the nifH gene encoding nitrogenase iron protein, translating to MAKLRQAAIYGKGGIGKSTTTQNLVAALAEIGKKVMIVGCDPKADSTRLILHSKAQNSVMGLAAEAGSVEDLELEDVMSVGYGGIKCVESGGPEPGVGCAGRGVITAINFLEEEGAYDDDLEFVFYDVLGDVVCGGFAMPIRENKAQEIYIVCSGEMMAMYAANNIAKGIVKYANSGGVRLAGLICNSRNTDREDELIMALAAKLGTQMIHFIPRHNIVQHAEIRRMTVIEYDPTAAQADEYRTLARKIVDNKNFVIPTPVTMDELEALLMEFGIMEADDESIIGKTAAQIAAEQAEALAAA from the coding sequence ATGGCAAAACTTCGTCAAGCCGCCATCTACGGCAAGGGCGGTATCGGCAAGTCTACCACCACCCAGAACCTCGTCGCCGCGTTGGCGGAAATCGGCAAGAAGGTGATGATCGTCGGCTGCGACCCGAAGGCCGATTCGACTCGGCTGATTCTGCACAGCAAGGCGCAGAACTCGGTGATGGGTCTGGCCGCCGAAGCCGGTTCGGTCGAGGACCTCGAACTCGAGGATGTGATGTCGGTCGGTTACGGCGGCATCAAGTGCGTCGAATCCGGCGGCCCGGAACCCGGCGTCGGCTGTGCCGGTCGCGGCGTGATCACCGCCATCAACTTCCTCGAAGAAGAAGGTGCCTACGACGATGACCTCGAATTCGTCTTCTACGACGTGCTCGGTGATGTCGTCTGCGGTGGCTTCGCGATGCCGATCCGCGAGAACAAGGCGCAGGAAATCTACATCGTCTGCTCGGGCGAGATGATGGCGATGTACGCTGCCAACAATATCGCCAAGGGCATCGTCAAGTACGCCAACTCCGGCGGCGTGCGCCTCGCCGGCCTGATCTGCAACAGCCGCAACACCGACCGCGAGGATGAGCTGATCATGGCGCTGGCAGCCAAGCTGGGCACCCAGATGATCCATTTCATCCCGCGTCACAACATCGTCCAGCACGCCGAGATCCGCCGCATGACGGTGATCGAGTACGACCCGACGGCGGCACAGGCCGACGAGTACCGCACCCTGGCAAGGAAGATCGTCGACAACAAGAACTTCGTGATCCCGACGCCGGTGACCATGGACGAACTCGAAGCACTGCTGATGGAGTTCGGCATCATGGAAGCCGACGACGAGTCGATCATCGGCAAGACCGCCGCCCAAATCGCGGCCGAACAAGCCGAAGCGCTCGCCGCTGCCTGA
- the nifD gene encoding nitrogenase molybdenum-iron protein alpha chain → MSELTREETEALIQEVLEVYPEKARKDRAKHLAVNDQSIEQSKKCITSNRKSLPGVMTVRGCAYAGSKGVVWGPIKDMIHVSHGPIGCGQYSRAGRRNYYVGTTGVDTFGTMNFTSDFQEKDIVFGGDKKLAKLIGEIEMLFPLHKGISVQSECPIGLIGDDIEAVAKKAGKEMDKPIVPVRCEGFRGVSQSLGHHIANDSIRDWVLDKRDGQAFEATPYDVSIIGDYNIGGDAWASRILLEEMGLRVVSQWSGDGTLAEIEKTPKVKLNLLHCYRSMNYISRHMEEKYGIPWLEYNFFGPTKIAESLRAIAAQFDDHIKAGAERVIARYQPMMEAVIAKYKPRLQGKTVMLYVGGLRPRHVIGAYEDLGMQVIGTGYEFAHNDDYDRTIKEMGNATLLYDDATGFELEEFIKRMKPDLVGSGIKEKYVFQKMGIPLRQMHSWDYSGPYHGYDGFAIFARDMDMAISNPCWSKQTPPWKKQPEAIEAAEDGALKKVA, encoded by the coding sequence ATGTCTGAATTGACACGTGAAGAAACCGAGGCCCTGATCCAGGAAGTGCTCGAGGTGTATCCCGAGAAGGCCCGCAAGGACCGCGCCAAGCACCTGGCGGTCAACGACCAGTCGATCGAACAATCGAAGAAGTGCATCACTTCCAACCGCAAGTCCCTGCCCGGCGTGATGACCGTCCGCGGCTGTGCCTACGCCGGTTCCAAGGGAGTGGTGTGGGGTCCGATCAAGGACATGATCCACGTCTCGCACGGCCCGATCGGTTGCGGCCAGTATTCACGCGCCGGTCGCCGCAACTACTACGTCGGCACCACCGGCGTGGACACCTTCGGCACCATGAATTTCACCTCCGATTTCCAGGAAAAGGACATCGTCTTCGGCGGCGACAAGAAACTGGCCAAGCTGATCGGCGAGATCGAGATGCTGTTTCCGCTGCACAAGGGGATCTCCGTGCAGTCCGAATGCCCGATCGGCCTGATCGGGGACGACATCGAAGCGGTCGCCAAGAAGGCTGGCAAGGAAATGGACAAGCCGATCGTGCCGGTGCGCTGCGAAGGCTTCCGCGGCGTTTCGCAGTCGCTCGGGCACCACATCGCCAACGATTCGATCCGCGACTGGGTTCTCGACAAGCGCGACGGTCAAGCCTTCGAAGCCACACCCTACGATGTTTCGATCATTGGCGACTACAACATCGGCGGCGATGCCTGGGCATCGCGCATCCTTCTCGAGGAAATGGGACTGCGGGTGGTTTCGCAGTGGTCCGGCGACGGCACCCTGGCGGAAATCGAAAAGACGCCGAAGGTCAAGCTCAACCTCCTGCACTGCTACCGCTCGATGAACTACATCAGCCGTCACATGGAGGAGAAGTACGGCATTCCCTGGCTGGAATACAACTTCTTCGGCCCGACCAAGATCGCCGAGTCGCTGCGCGCGATCGCCGCACAGTTCGACGACCACATCAAGGCAGGCGCCGAGCGCGTGATCGCCAGGTACCAGCCGATGATGGAGGCGGTGATCGCGAAGTACAAGCCGCGCCTGCAGGGCAAGACGGTCATGCTCTACGTCGGCGGCCTGCGCCCGCGGCATGTCATCGGCGCCTACGAGGATCTCGGCATGCAGGTCATCGGTACCGGCTACGAATTCGCGCACAACGACGATTATGACCGCACGATCAAGGAAATGGGCAACGCCACACTGCTCTACGACGACGCCACCGGCTTCGAGCTGGAGGAGTTCATCAAGCGCATGAAGCCCGACCTGGTCGGTTCCGGCATCAAGGAAAAGTACGTTTTCCAGAAGATGGGCATCCCGTTGCGCCAGATGCACTCGTGGGACTACTCGGGCCCGTACCACGGTTACGACGGCTTTGCGATTTTCGCTCGCGACATGGACATGGCGATTTCCAACCCCTGCTGGAGCAAGCAGACGCCGCCGTGGAAGAAGCAACCGGAGGCCATCGAGGCGGCCGAAGACGGCGCGCTGAAGAAAGTTGCCTGA
- a CDS encoding cytochrome C translates to MQAFALALAALSFLSILSPSPASAASGKDALLVERGKYLAQVAGCNDCHTPGYMQNEGKVPENLWLTGADVGFQGPWGTSYPVNLRLYLNKMSEAQWIARARQPMRPPMPWYNLREMSDKDLLALYRYVRFLGPAGDPAPVAVAPGQPVATPYVEFVPKNLPLDKQASR, encoded by the coding sequence ATGCAAGCTTTCGCTCTTGCCCTCGCGGCCCTGTCGTTTCTTTCCATCCTCTCGCCGTCACCCGCGTCGGCCGCGTCCGGCAAGGACGCGCTCCTCGTCGAGCGCGGCAAATACCTGGCGCAAGTAGCCGGCTGCAATGACTGTCACACGCCCGGCTACATGCAAAACGAGGGCAAGGTGCCGGAAAACCTCTGGCTCACCGGTGCCGACGTGGGATTCCAGGGGCCGTGGGGCACGAGCTATCCGGTCAACCTGCGCCTCTACCTGAACAAGATGAGCGAGGCCCAATGGATCGCCAGGGCACGCCAGCCCATGCGCCCGCCCATGCCCTGGTACAACCTGCGCGAAATGTCTGACAAGGATCTGCTCGCCCTGTACCGCTACGTACGTTTCCTCGGCCCCGCCGGTGACCCCGCGCCCGTGGCCGTCGCCCCCGGCCAGCCGGTGGCCACACCCTATGTCGAGTTCGTGCCCAAGAACCTGCCGCTCGACAAACAGGCCAGCCGCTAA
- a CDS encoding thiamine pyrophosphate-dependent dehydrogenase E1 component subunit alpha, protein MQQAPKTPPSPLTRLETMLLIRAYEHQLVELQKNGAPGTCTSVGQEACAVGVVAALERRDRIVTNHRSAGHLIARGAEPRRLMAEVLGRVDGYCGGRSGSLHISARELGVVLTSTIVGGELSMAPGVALAQKMGKGEPGGIVAVFFGDGAACEGIFHEALNLAVQWQLPLLFVCENNQWQAFVHRLETMPDDAIANWAKGHGLPVETVDGNDAEAVLEAATHAIAHIRQGGSPAFLELVTYRQRGHFEPDDQAYVAPAELDYWRARDPIDRQVQRLKAQGLIDDHGLVALEQRTRASIATALAFAQKSPWPAPETLTDHVYA, encoded by the coding sequence ATGCAACAAGCACCCAAAACACCCCCATCGCCCCTGACCCGTCTGGAAACCATGCTGCTGATCCGCGCCTACGAGCACCAGCTCGTGGAATTGCAAAAGAACGGTGCACCGGGCACCTGCACGAGCGTCGGCCAGGAGGCCTGCGCAGTCGGCGTGGTTGCTGCCCTGGAAAGGCGGGACCGCATCGTCACCAACCACCGCAGCGCCGGTCACCTCATCGCTCGAGGCGCCGAGCCGCGCCGTCTGATGGCGGAAGTCCTGGGTCGCGTCGACGGTTACTGTGGCGGCCGCAGCGGCAGCCTGCACATCTCGGCCAGGGAGCTGGGCGTGGTGCTCACCTCCACGATCGTCGGCGGCGAGCTGTCCATGGCCCCCGGCGTCGCTCTGGCCCAGAAAATGGGCAAGGGTGAGCCCGGCGGCATCGTCGCCGTCTTCTTCGGCGACGGTGCCGCCTGCGAAGGCATCTTCCACGAGGCCCTGAATCTGGCCGTGCAATGGCAACTGCCTTTGCTGTTCGTTTGCGAAAACAACCAATGGCAAGCCTTCGTGCACCGGTTGGAGACCATGCCCGACGACGCCATCGCCAACTGGGCCAAGGGCCATGGCCTGCCTGTGGAAACCGTGGACGGCAACGACGCGGAAGCGGTGCTGGAAGCCGCCACCCACGCCATCGCCCACATCCGGCAAGGCGGCAGCCCCGCTTTTCTGGAACTCGTCACCTATCGCCAGCGCGGCCACTTCGAGCCCGACGACCAGGCCTACGTGGCCCCGGCCGAACTGGATTACTGGCGCGCGCGCGACCCCATCGACCGGCAAGTCCAGCGCCTGAAAGCGCAAGGCCTGATCGACGACCATGGCCTCGTCGCACTGGAACAGCGGACACGGGCAAGCATCGCCACCGCCCTGGCCTTTGCCCAGAAGAGTCCCTGGCCCGCCCCGGAAACCCTCACCGACCACGTTTACGCTTGA
- the nifT gene encoding putative nitrogen fixation protein NifT, with protein sequence MANIMVRKTAVGAYSFYLPKRDLEDAIVSMEYDSADKWGGEIRLNNGGIYYIEPQALPARFPISLRARRLDAAE encoded by the coding sequence ATGGCCAACATCATGGTCCGCAAGACGGCTGTCGGCGCCTACTCGTTCTATCTACCGAAACGCGATCTGGAGGACGCCATCGTTTCGATGGAATACGACAGCGCCGACAAGTGGGGCGGCGAGATTCGGCTCAACAACGGCGGCATCTACTACATTGAACCGCAGGCCCTGCCTGCACGCTTCCCGATCTCGCTGCGCGCCAGGCGACTGGATGCGGCGGAGTAA
- the nifK gene encoding nitrogenase molybdenum-iron protein subunit beta has translation MQAVDDIKPCFPLFGDDDYQASLKNKQARFEERHSPEKVQEVFLWTTTQEYQDLNFKREALTVDPAKACQPLGAVLCALGFEKTLPYVHGSQGCVSYFRTYFNRHFKEPICCVSDSMTEDAAVFGGQKNMFDGLENARAIYKPEMIAVSTTCMAEVIGDDLNAFINNAKKEGHVPDEFPVPFAHTPSFVGSHVTGWDNMFEGIMRSFTLNSMADKAPGKNGKLNFVPGFETYLGNFRVIKRMMAEMGVEATLLSDPTEVLDTPADGEFRMYAGGTTQDEIKDAPNAISTLLLQPYQLEKTKKLVENTWNHEVPRLNIPMGVDWTDELLMKVSELTGKPIPESLARERGRLVDMMSDSHAWLHGKKFALYGDPDFVMGMVKILFECGAEPTHVLSHNGSKRWLKAMEKMIAESPFGGSAKAYTGLDLWHLRSLCFTDKPDFLIGNSYGKFIQRDTLHKGKDFEVPLIRIGFPLFDRHHLHRQTTLGYEGAMQVVTTLVNAVLEHLDAETMGMATTDYNFDLVR, from the coding sequence ATGCAAGCTGTAGATGACATCAAGCCCTGCTTCCCGCTTTTTGGCGACGACGACTACCAGGCGTCGCTGAAGAACAAGCAGGCACGGTTCGAAGAGCGCCATTCCCCGGAGAAGGTGCAGGAGGTCTTCCTCTGGACGACGACCCAGGAATACCAGGATCTCAACTTCAAGCGCGAGGCGCTGACCGTCGATCCCGCCAAGGCCTGCCAGCCGCTCGGTGCCGTGTTGTGCGCGCTGGGCTTCGAGAAGACGCTACCCTATGTGCATGGCTCGCAAGGCTGTGTCTCGTACTTCCGCACCTATTTCAATCGCCACTTCAAGGAGCCGATCTGCTGCGTCTCGGATTCGATGACCGAAGACGCCGCGGTCTTCGGCGGCCAGAAGAACATGTTCGACGGCCTCGAGAACGCGCGCGCGATCTACAAGCCGGAAATGATCGCGGTATCGACGACCTGCATGGCCGAGGTGATCGGCGACGACCTCAATGCCTTCATCAACAATGCCAAGAAGGAAGGGCACGTGCCGGACGAGTTCCCGGTACCCTTCGCGCACACGCCGTCCTTCGTCGGTTCGCACGTCACCGGCTGGGACAACATGTTCGAGGGCATCATGCGCTCGTTCACGCTGAATAGCATGGCCGACAAGGCGCCGGGCAAGAACGGCAAGCTCAACTTCGTTCCCGGCTTCGAGACCTACCTGGGCAATTTCCGGGTCATCAAGCGGATGATGGCGGAAATGGGCGTCGAGGCAACGCTGCTCTCGGACCCGACCGAGGTCCTCGACACGCCGGCCGACGGCGAGTTCAGGATGTACGCTGGCGGTACGACGCAGGACGAAATCAAGGACGCGCCGAACGCGATCAGCACCTTGCTGCTGCAACCCTACCAGCTCGAAAAAACGAAGAAGCTGGTCGAGAACACCTGGAACCATGAGGTGCCACGGCTCAACATCCCGATGGGCGTCGACTGGACAGACGAGTTGCTGATGAAGGTCTCGGAACTGACCGGCAAGCCGATTCCGGAATCGCTGGCCAGGGAGCGCGGTCGCCTGGTCGACATGATGTCCGATTCGCACGCCTGGCTGCACGGCAAGAAGTTCGCCCTCTACGGCGACCCCGACTTTGTCATGGGAATGGTCAAGATCCTCTTCGAGTGCGGCGCCGAGCCGACACACGTGCTCAGTCACAACGGCAGCAAGCGCTGGCTGAAGGCCATGGAGAAGATGATCGCCGAAAGCCCCTTTGGCGGTAGCGCCAAAGCCTACACCGGTCTCGACCTGTGGCACCTGCGCTCCTTGTGCTTTACCGACAAGCCGGATTTCCTGATCGGCAACAGCTACGGCAAGTTCATCCAGCGTGACACCCTGCACAAGGGCAAGGACTTCGAGGTGCCGCTGATCCGCATCGGTTTCCCGCTGTTCGACCGTCATCATCTGCATCGCCAGACGACGCTCGGCTACGAAGGAGCGATGCAGGTAGTCACCACCCTGGTCAATGCGGTGCTCGAACATCTTGACGCTGAAACGATGGGCATGGCCACCACCGACTACAACTTCGATCTGGTGCGCTGA
- a CDS encoding 4Fe-4S dicluster domain-containing protein encodes MAMKIIQAECTSCGDCKPVCPTSSITSKAGMYKINVDTCTECEGEFDSPQCLDACPAGESCIVFL; translated from the coding sequence ATGGCAATGAAAATCATCCAGGCCGAATGCACATCCTGTGGCGACTGCAAGCCGGTCTGCCCGACCAGCTCGATCACCAGCAAGGCTGGCATGTACAAAATCAACGTCGACACCTGCACCGAATGCGAAGGCGAGTTCGATTCGCCGCAGTGCCTCGATGCCTGTCCGGCAGGCGAATCCTGCATCGTCTTCCTCTAG